One segment of Desulfosudis oleivorans Hxd3 DNA contains the following:
- a CDS encoding fatty acid CoA ligase family protein: MAPENHNPVINIAARMTQMARQHPYKKAVIAPQGRDRAGRVTYAHFTFAQLDADSSRLASGLEKAGIRRGTRTILMVRPSLDFFSLVFALFKAGIVPVVVDPGMGVKRMVSCFAETDPQAFIGIPLAHVVRKIYPKFFKTVETWVTVGNRWFWGGHTLDRIRASGTEDYKTAETLSDETAAILFTTGSTGPAKGVVYTHGNFDAQIQHIQDHFQIGSDETDLPTFPLFALFDPALGMTAVIPDMDPTKPAFVNPERILEGIANHGVTNMFASPALLNRVGGYCKKRNIVLPSLRRVVSAGAPVHPSNIEQFASALTDEAEVHTPYGASEAVPIISIGSREILTETKQMSEQGFGNCVGRPLEGIEVELITISDRPIEAWSDDLLVAPGDVGEFVVKADLVTRSYYNRPKDTAGAKIPDGDGFWHRMGDLAWMDNHGRFWFCGRKSHRVECADRTLFTVPCEAIFNNHPHVARSALVGVGPAGGQTPVICIEVIKEKRIRKKELASELLDLARTHELTKSIKTVLFHDNFPVDIRHNSKIFREKLAVWAAKKIKTKPRPSPKKRG; this comes from the coding sequence ATGGCACCAGAAAACCACAACCCGGTGATCAATATTGCGGCCCGCATGACGCAAATGGCCCGGCAGCATCCCTACAAAAAAGCGGTGATCGCGCCCCAGGGACGGGACCGGGCCGGACGGGTCACCTATGCCCACTTCACCTTTGCCCAGTTGGACGCCGACTCCAGCCGCCTGGCCTCGGGCCTGGAAAAGGCCGGTATTCGCCGGGGCACCCGCACCATTCTCATGGTACGGCCCAGCCTGGACTTTTTTTCCCTGGTCTTTGCCCTGTTCAAGGCCGGCATCGTGCCGGTGGTGGTGGACCCGGGCATGGGGGTAAAGCGCATGGTGAGCTGTTTTGCTGAAACCGATCCCCAGGCCTTTATCGGCATTCCCCTGGCCCATGTGGTGAGAAAAATCTACCCGAAATTCTTCAAAACCGTTGAAACATGGGTCACCGTGGGAAATCGCTGGTTCTGGGGCGGCCACACCCTGGACCGAATCCGCGCATCGGGCACAGAGGATTATAAAACAGCCGAAACCCTGTCAGATGAAACCGCGGCCATTCTGTTTACAACGGGCAGCACCGGCCCGGCCAAGGGCGTGGTCTACACCCACGGCAATTTTGACGCCCAGATTCAGCATATTCAGGACCATTTCCAAATCGGTTCCGACGAGACCGACCTGCCCACATTCCCGCTGTTTGCCCTGTTTGACCCGGCCCTGGGCATGACCGCCGTGATTCCGGACATGGATCCCACCAAGCCGGCCTTTGTCAACCCGGAACGCATTCTCGAGGGCATTGCCAACCACGGGGTGACCAACATGTTTGCCTCCCCTGCCCTGCTCAACCGGGTGGGCGGTTACTGCAAGAAACGCAACATTGTCCTGCCGTCGCTGCGGCGGGTGGTGTCGGCCGGCGCCCCGGTTCACCCGTCCAACATCGAGCAGTTCGCGTCGGCCCTGACCGATGAGGCCGAAGTGCACACGCCCTACGGCGCGTCCGAGGCGGTGCCCATCATCTCCATCGGCAGCCGGGAGATCCTGACCGAGACCAAGCAGATGAGCGAGCAGGGGTTCGGCAACTGCGTGGGCCGGCCCCTGGAAGGCATTGAGGTAGAGCTGATCACTATTTCAGACAGGCCCATTGAGGCGTGGTCCGACGACCTGCTGGTGGCCCCCGGTGATGTGGGAGAGTTTGTGGTCAAGGCAGACCTGGTCACCCGTTCTTACTACAACCGGCCGAAAGACACGGCAGGGGCCAAGATACCCGACGGGGACGGTTTCTGGCACCGCATGGGAGACCTGGCATGGATGGACAACCACGGCCGGTTCTGGTTCTGCGGCAGGAAGAGCCACCGGGTGGAGTGTGCGGACCGGACCCTGTTCACCGTCCCCTGCGAGGCCATCTTCAACAACCATCCCCATGTGGCCAGAAGCGCCCTGGTGGGTGTGGGCCCGGCGGGAGGTCAGACACCGGTGATCTGTATCGAGGTGATCAAGGAAAAACGGATTCGAAAAAAAGAGCTGGCATCTGAACTGTTAGACCTTGCCCGGACCCATGAACTGACAAAGTCCATCAAGACCGTCCTGTTTCACGACAACTTTCCCGTGGATATCCGGCACAACTCGAAAATCTTCAGGGAAAAGCTGGCGGTGTGGGCCGCGAAAAAGATAAAAACAAAACCGCGTCCTTCTCCAAAAAAGCGGGGATGA
- a CDS encoding NAD-dependent epimerase/dehydratase family protein produces the protein MAKNILVTGGGGFLGSAIVRQLTARGDRVTTISRSLYPELSALGVKQIQADLSTPGPVEAACNGMDVVIHTAAKPGVWGKFDDYYRPNVLGTKNVVAACKKHQVPVLVHTSSPSVIFDGTDMEGINESYPYPSRFATHYTKTKAEAEQLVRAEAKAGAICAVVLRPHLIWGPGDPHLVPRVIARAKKLVKVGSRDNLVDTIYIDDAANAHVLAADRLAENPGLSGRVYFISQDQPIPMYEMLNGILAAAGLPPVTKTLPAGVVWCVGALLEAGYKTLDIQAEPPMTRFVAKELATAHWFDIRAAKKDLGYSPGITVEEGLERLAEWLRQQ, from the coding sequence ATGGCAAAAAATATTCTTGTAACCGGCGGCGGCGGTTTTCTGGGATCAGCCATTGTGCGGCAGCTGACCGCCCGGGGGGACCGGGTGACCACGATCTCCCGGTCTCTCTATCCGGAGCTGTCGGCCCTGGGCGTAAAGCAGATTCAGGCCGACCTTTCAACACCCGGGCCGGTTGAAGCCGCCTGCAACGGCATGGACGTGGTGATTCACACCGCGGCCAAGCCCGGCGTCTGGGGAAAATTTGACGACTACTACCGGCCCAATGTACTGGGCACGAAAAACGTGGTGGCGGCCTGCAAAAAACACCAGGTGCCGGTGCTGGTGCACACCAGCTCGCCCAGCGTGATTTTTGACGGCACCGACATGGAAGGCATCAATGAGTCGTACCCCTATCCATCAAGGTTTGCCACCCACTACACAAAGACCAAGGCCGAAGCCGAGCAGCTGGTCCGGGCCGAGGCCAAGGCCGGCGCCATTTGTGCCGTGGTGCTGCGGCCCCACCTGATCTGGGGGCCGGGTGACCCCCATTTGGTACCCCGGGTCATTGCCCGGGCCAAAAAACTGGTCAAAGTGGGGAGCCGGGACAACCTGGTGGACACGATCTATATTGATGACGCGGCCAACGCCCATGTGCTGGCCGCGGACCGTCTGGCTGAAAACCCCGGCCTGTCGGGAAGGGTCTATTTTATCAGCCAGGACCAGCCCATCCCCATGTACGAGATGCTCAACGGCATACTTGCGGCCGCCGGCCTGCCGCCGGTGACAAAAACCCTGCCGGCTGGCGTGGTATGGTGCGTAGGCGCACTGCTGGAAGCGGGTTATAAAACGCTGGACATTCAGGCGGAACCACCCATGACCCGGTTTGTGGCAAAGGAACTGGCCACGGCCCACTGGTTTGACATTCGCGCTGCCAAAAAAGACCTGGGGTACAGTCCAGGGATCACTGTTGAAGAGGGGCTGGAACGCCTGGCGGAATGGTTGCGGCAGCAGTAA
- a CDS encoding alpha/beta fold hydrolase, which yields MATPVDKTPFAHLYPFDSHFVEINGWNCHYLDEGAGEPLLMLHGNPTWSFYYRELVKRFSPDFRVVCPDHIGCGLSDKPPADQYGYRLKDRVNDIETLVNHLNLDGITLIVHDWGGFIGCAFALRNLEKIKRVVITNTAAFLKISGKPIPARLRVLRHIAPFAVPAVLGANLFARAALYMAPKKKLPPDVKAGLIAPYNSWANRIATLKFVQDIALSEKDPSYEMGRFLDDNLYKLSGFPMLICWGLHDFVFDTDYFAEWQRRFPHAESHGFETAGHYLLEDEPEQVGDRIKAFLKKHP from the coding sequence ATGGCGACGCCTGTAGACAAAACTCCCTTTGCCCATCTCTATCCCTTTGATTCCCACTTTGTGGAGATCAACGGATGGAACTGTCACTACCTGGACGAAGGCGCGGGAGAACCCCTGCTCATGCTTCACGGCAACCCCACCTGGTCCTTTTATTACCGGGAACTGGTCAAACGCTTTTCCCCGGATTTCCGGGTGGTGTGCCCGGACCATATCGGGTGCGGCCTGTCGGACAAGCCGCCGGCCGACCAATACGGATACCGGCTCAAAGACCGGGTAAACGACATTGAAACCCTTGTCAACCACCTGAACCTTGACGGCATCACCCTGATCGTGCACGACTGGGGCGGGTTTATCGGGTGCGCCTTTGCCCTTCGAAACCTTGAAAAGATCAAGCGGGTGGTGATCACCAACACGGCGGCGTTTTTAAAAATTTCGGGGAAACCCATTCCGGCCCGGCTGCGCGTCCTGCGACACATCGCGCCGTTTGCCGTTCCCGCGGTGCTGGGCGCAAACCTCTTTGCCCGGGCCGCCCTTTACATGGCGCCGAAAAAAAAGCTGCCCCCGGACGTAAAGGCCGGGCTGATCGCCCCTTACAACAGCTGGGCCAACCGGATCGCCACGCTGAAATTTGTTCAGGACATCGCCCTGTCCGAAAAAGACCCCAGCTATGAAATGGGCCGGTTTCTGGACGACAACCTCTACAAGCTCTCCGGCTTTCCCATGCTGATCTGCTGGGGCCTGCACGATTTTGTGTTTGACACCGACTATTTTGCCGAGTGGCAGCGCCGCTTTCCCCATGCCGAAAGCCATGGGTTTGAAACAGCGGGCCACTACCTGCTGGAAGATGAACCTGAGCAAGTAGGCGACCGGATCAAAGCCTTTTTGAAAAAACATCCGTGA
- a CDS encoding AI-2E family transporter, which translates to MIGMLKEWYRRYANDPQIIILFAILVVGFVLVLTMGDMLAPVIAAIVIAYLLEGLINVLERLKVSRMIALVTVFTLFLAGMVAVIVFFLPLLSRQIAEMFQELPALMANGQKQLMRLPERYPELIAQEQISQFISFLKFEITQWGQHLVSISIASVRGLITVVVYLILVPLLIFFFLKDKTKILGWLKLFLPKNTRLAAEVWHEVNQQIANYVRGKIWEILIVWTAAYALFAALGLKFAVLISLAVGLSVLAPYIGATLMFFPVALVAFFQWGLSPSFTWIVVGYLILQALDGNLLAPLLLSEVVDLHPVAIIVALLVFGGIWGMWGLFFAIPLATLVHAVLKTWFRYMKEKNPPATEEPHPA; encoded by the coding sequence ATGATTGGAATGTTAAAAGAGTGGTACCGGCGGTATGCCAATGATCCCCAGATCATCATCCTGTTTGCCATTCTTGTGGTGGGGTTTGTACTTGTGCTCACCATGGGCGATATGCTGGCCCCGGTGATTGCGGCAATTGTCATTGCCTACCTGCTCGAAGGCCTGATCAACGTGCTGGAGCGGCTGAAGGTCTCCCGAATGATCGCCCTGGTAACGGTTTTTACCCTTTTTCTGGCCGGCATGGTGGCGGTGATCGTCTTTTTTCTGCCCCTGCTCTCCCGGCAGATCGCCGAGATGTTCCAGGAACTGCCGGCCCTTATGGCCAACGGCCAGAAGCAGCTCATGCGGCTTCCGGAGCGGTATCCGGAACTCATCGCCCAGGAGCAGATCTCCCAGTTTATCAGTTTCTTAAAATTCGAGATCACCCAGTGGGGTCAGCACCTGGTCTCCATCTCCATCGCGTCGGTTCGAGGGCTTATCACGGTGGTGGTTTACCTGATCCTGGTGCCGCTGCTGATCTTCTTTTTTTTAAAAGATAAAACCAAAATCCTGGGCTGGCTCAAGCTGTTTCTGCCGAAAAACACCCGCCTGGCCGCCGAAGTGTGGCACGAAGTCAACCAGCAGATCGCCAATTACGTGCGCGGCAAGATATGGGAGATCCTGATTGTCTGGACCGCCGCTTATGCCCTGTTCGCGGCCCTGGGGCTGAAGTTTGCCGTTCTGATCTCTCTGGCCGTGGGCCTTTCCGTTCTGGCGCCCTACATCGGCGCCACCCTGATGTTCTTTCCCGTGGCCCTGGTGGCCTTTTTCCAGTGGGGGCTTTCCCCCAGCTTTACCTGGATCGTGGTGGGCTATCTCATCCTTCAGGCCCTGGACGGCAACCTGCTGGCCCCGCTCCTGCTCTCCGAGGTGGTGGACCTGCACCCGGTGGCCATTATCGTGGCCCTGCTGGTATTCGGCGGCATCTGGGGCATGTGGGGCCTGTTCTTTGCCATTCCCCTGGCCACCCTTGTTCATGCCGTGTTAAAAACGTGGTTCCGGTACATGAAAGAAAAGAACCCGCCCGCAACCGAAGAACCACACCCGGCATGA
- a CDS encoding LysM peptidoglycan-binding domain-containing protein, with translation MTGTLNNNGRTILFVTAACAVFIIVVLVILSVAGRSSVSTQEFAAMQQRVQALEAETNRLAIALETMDALARQVDAFDQIIKESAKRETDLLFRVSDLEAKAGISRAPATETPEEAPVPQAAPQADPETAPPATVSDMPAKPESPAVQPASATPDGYYTVVKGDTTYSISRKFGLTVDQLLEMNNLKSTDIFPGQTLKVKP, from the coding sequence ATGACCGGCACTCTCAACAACAACGGCAGGACCATTCTTTTTGTGACCGCGGCATGCGCGGTTTTTATTATTGTCGTCCTCGTTATCCTGTCGGTGGCCGGGCGTTCGTCCGTGTCTACCCAGGAATTTGCCGCGATGCAGCAGCGCGTCCAGGCCCTGGAAGCGGAAACCAACCGCCTGGCCATTGCCCTGGAGACAATGGATGCGCTTGCCCGGCAGGTCGATGCGTTTGATCAGATTATCAAGGAATCGGCAAAGCGGGAAACCGATCTGCTGTTCAGAGTCAGCGACCTTGAGGCAAAGGCGGGCATTTCAAGAGCACCGGCAACCGAGACCCCGGAGGAGGCTCCCGTTCCTCAAGCCGCTCCTCAGGCCGATCCTGAGACCGCCCCCCCGGCCACCGTATCCGACATGCCGGCCAAACCCGAATCACCTGCCGTCCAGCCGGCTTCAGCAACCCCCGATGGATATTACACAGTGGTCAAGGGCGATACCACCTACAGCATCAGCCGTAAGTTTGGTCTCACCGTGGACCAGCTCCTGGAGATGAACAACCTGAAATCCACAGACATCTTTCCGGGCCAGACGCTTAAAGTGAAGCCGTAG
- a CDS encoding DUF368 domain-containing protein yields MQRKTIPTWKAAFFSSPGPDTPRQAAVLYLKGLCMGAADVVPGVSGGTIALITGIYEKLLAAIKSIDVRAARRLLALDLKDALSGMHARFLVVLLAGIATAIVSIARLMHYLLVHQPVFTWSLFFGLIAASILVVGRKVPQWRAGEGVACAMGVAAAWIIVSLVPVSTPEALWFIFLSGFIAICAMILPGISGAFILLILGKYAFITGALKNPVLPENMLIITVFCAGCVAGILSFSRVLNFLLTRWHNVTMAFLTGLMAGSMKKIWPWKEPLEVMVLRDKVHVLREINVLPQADRDLAVALLLAATGFALVVVLERLSREKQQALPADTSLDNHAR; encoded by the coding sequence ATGCAGCGTAAAACGATCCCCACATGGAAGGCGGCATTCTTCAGCAGCCCCGGCCCGGACACCCCCCGCCAGGCGGCTGTTCTCTATTTAAAAGGCCTGTGCATGGGCGCGGCCGACGTGGTGCCGGGCGTGTCCGGCGGCACCATTGCCCTGATCACCGGCATCTACGAAAAACTGCTGGCCGCCATAAAATCCATCGATGTGCGCGCGGCCCGGCGCCTGCTGGCCCTTGACCTGAAAGACGCCCTGTCCGGCATGCACGCCCGGTTCCTGGTGGTGTTGCTGGCCGGCATTGCCACGGCTATTGTAAGCATCGCACGGCTGATGCACTATCTGCTGGTACACCAGCCGGTATTTACCTGGAGCCTGTTTTTCGGCCTGATCGCCGCCTCCATCCTGGTGGTGGGCAGGAAGGTCCCCCAATGGCGGGCCGGCGAAGGGGTTGCCTGCGCCATGGGCGTTGCCGCCGCCTGGATCATTGTCAGCCTGGTGCCGGTCTCCACACCCGAGGCGTTGTGGTTTATTTTTCTTTCCGGGTTTATCGCCATCTGCGCCATGATTCTGCCGGGCATCAGCGGCGCCTTTATCCTACTGATCCTGGGAAAATACGCCTTTATCACCGGGGCCCTCAAAAACCCGGTGCTGCCGGAAAACATGCTGATCATCACGGTGTTCTGCGCGGGGTGCGTGGCCGGCATTCTCTCTTTTTCCCGGGTACTCAACTTTCTGCTGACCCGGTGGCACAATGTCACCATGGCCTTTCTCACCGGCCTGATGGCCGGTTCCATGAAAAAAATATGGCCCTGGAAAGAGCCCCTGGAGGTGATGGTGCTGCGGGACAAGGTTCACGTGCTGCGGGAAATAAACGTGCTGCCCCAGGCCGACCGGGACCTGGCCGTGGCCCTGCTGCTGGCCGCAACCGGTTTTGCCCTGGTGGTGGTGCTGGAGCGCCTTTCCAGGGAGAAACAACAGGCACTGCCGGCTGACACTTCCCTTGACAACCATGCCCGATAA
- a CDS encoding 3-oxoacyl-ACP synthase III has translation MRYQTVHIDAFGYELAPNVITSEELEERLAPLYTRLNLRKGQLQALTGIRERRFWDSGEPMYTGALKAGKKALAASCLSPSDIGMIVYCGVCRDNLEPATACAVADGLGLDSRTIIYDISNACLGVMTGMLEVANAIELGQIRAGMVVSCESARQIVDLTIDRMNQECDMESFKRSMAVLTGGSGAVALTMTGSQAPAAEYRRHRLLGGVVRNASQHHRLCIWGPDTGAASQFYKMETDAVGVLKNGVVLGTETFAAFRQELGFSDDKPDKVICHQVGEANQRSILKAIGVAPEKDFPTYPYLANMGTVSLPMTAAIADERGFLESGDLVGFLGIGSGLNCLMLGVEW, from the coding sequence ATGCGCTACCAGACTGTCCATATCGACGCCTTTGGTTACGAACTGGCGCCCAACGTGATCACCTCAGAAGAGCTGGAAGAGCGGCTGGCCCCGCTTTATACCCGGCTCAACCTGCGCAAAGGCCAGCTTCAGGCCCTGACCGGGATTCGGGAACGCCGGTTCTGGGATTCGGGTGAACCCATGTACACCGGGGCCCTCAAGGCCGGTAAAAAAGCCCTGGCCGCCTCCTGCCTTTCGCCTTCGGATATCGGCATGATCGTCTACTGCGGGGTGTGCCGGGATAACCTGGAGCCGGCCACGGCCTGCGCCGTGGCAGACGGTCTGGGTTTGGACAGCCGTACCATTATCTACGACATCTCCAATGCCTGCCTGGGCGTAATGACCGGTATGCTTGAAGTGGCCAATGCTATTGAGCTGGGCCAGATTCGGGCCGGCATGGTGGTCTCCTGCGAGTCGGCCCGCCAGATCGTGGACCTGACCATCGACCGGATGAACCAGGAGTGCGACATGGAATCCTTCAAACGATCCATGGCCGTGCTCACCGGCGGGTCCGGTGCCGTGGCCCTGACCATGACCGGCAGCCAGGCCCCGGCGGCCGAATACCGGCGCCACCGCCTGCTGGGCGGGGTGGTGCGCAACGCATCCCAGCATCACCGCCTCTGCATCTGGGGGCCGGACACCGGGGCCGCCAGCCAGTTTTATAAAATGGAAACCGATGCCGTGGGCGTGCTGAAAAACGGCGTGGTCCTTGGCACCGAAACCTTTGCGGCCTTCCGGCAGGAACTCGGGTTTTCAGACGACAAGCCGGACAAGGTGATCTGCCACCAGGTGGGCGAGGCCAACCAGCGGTCCATTTTAAAGGCCATCGGTGTGGCGCCGGAAAAGGATTTTCCCACCTATCCCTACCTGGCCAACATGGGCACGGTCTCTCTGCCCATGACCGCGGCCATTGCCGACGAGCGGGGGTTTCTGGAGTCCGGCGACCTGGTGGGCTTTCTGGGCATCGGCAGCGGCCTGAACTGCCTCATGCTGGGGGTGGAATGGTAA
- a CDS encoding aminopeptidase — MLTKKQLSRYADVLVWGMSKARSVPFKKHDIVVIRYDMPATALAEVLYEKLLAAGRQVVLRAGQTAVMEETFYRCADAEQLVFLAPGDRELIKNVNGNISLLAPDSLTHLSTIDPMKIGKAAAARKPLRDILDKRESNGDFAWTLCLCPTAELARHAGLSLEDYTRQIVKACFLDKKDPTAHWETIFQKAAAIKKWLNSMEIKVLHIASEHTDLEITPGKKRKWVGISGHNIPSFEIFLSPDWRGSRGVYFADMPSFRNGNPVRDMRVEFKDGKAVKVTARAGQAFARKYLSTDPGAARLGEFSLTDKRFSRIDKFMANTLFDENFGGANGNCHVALGASYADTFAGNPAALTKTMKQQLGFNDSAIHWDIVNTEKKRVTAVLENGEKTTIYENGKFTY; from the coding sequence ATGCTGACGAAAAAACAGCTTTCAAGATACGCGGACGTGCTGGTCTGGGGAATGTCAAAGGCACGGTCCGTTCCTTTTAAAAAGCATGATATCGTGGTGATCCGATACGACATGCCGGCCACGGCCCTGGCTGAAGTCCTCTATGAAAAACTGCTGGCAGCGGGCCGGCAGGTGGTATTGCGGGCCGGCCAGACCGCGGTGATGGAAGAGACCTTCTACCGGTGCGCCGACGCCGAGCAACTGGTCTTCCTGGCCCCCGGGGACCGGGAGCTGATAAAAAACGTCAACGGCAACATCAGCCTGCTTGCGCCTGACTCCCTGACCCATCTGAGCACAATCGACCCGATGAAGATCGGCAAGGCGGCCGCGGCCCGCAAACCCCTTCGCGACATTCTCGACAAACGGGAAAGCAACGGCGATTTTGCGTGGACCCTCTGCCTCTGCCCGACTGCAGAACTGGCCCGGCATGCCGGCCTTTCACTGGAGGACTATACCCGGCAGATCGTGAAGGCCTGTTTTCTGGACAAAAAAGACCCCACGGCCCACTGGGAGACGATCTTTCAAAAAGCAGCGGCCATTAAAAAATGGCTCAACAGCATGGAAATAAAGGTGCTGCACATCGCGTCCGAACACACCGACCTGGAGATCACGCCCGGCAAAAAAAGAAAGTGGGTGGGCATCTCCGGCCACAACATTCCCAGCTTTGAAATTTTCCTGTCGCCGGACTGGCGGGGCTCCCGGGGGGTCTATTTCGCGGACATGCCCTCTTTTCGCAACGGCAACCCGGTGCGCGACATGCGGGTGGAGTTCAAGGATGGGAAGGCCGTCAAGGTGACGGCCAGGGCGGGCCAGGCATTTGCGCGCAAGTACCTTTCCACGGACCCGGGCGCGGCCCGGCTGGGCGAGTTTTCCCTCACGGACAAACGGTTCTCGCGAATCGATAAGTTTATGGCCAACACCCTGTTTGACGAAAACTTCGGCGGGGCCAACGGCAACTGCCACGTGGCCCTGGGAGCCTCCTATGCCGACACCTTTGCCGGCAACCCGGCGGCCCTGACCAAAACAATGAAGCAACAACTGGGGTTCAATGATTCGGCCATTCACTGGGACATCGTGAACACGGAAAAAAAGCGGGTGACTGCCGTGCTTGAAAACGGGGAGAAAACAACGATTTACGAAAACGGTAAGTTCACATATTAG